The proteins below are encoded in one region of Agelaius phoeniceus isolate bAgePho1 chromosome 35, bAgePho1.hap1, whole genome shotgun sequence:
- the PCBP2 gene encoding poly(rC)-binding protein 2 isoform X2 — MDTGVIEGGLNVTLTIRLLMHGKEVGSIIGKKGESVKKMREESGARINISEGNCPERIITLAGPTNAIFKAFAMIIDKLEEDISSSMTNSTAASRPPVTLRLVVPASQCGSLIGKGGCKIKEIRESTGAQVQVAGDMLPNSTERAITIAGIPQSIIECVKQICVVMLESPPKGVTIPYRPKPSSSPVIFAGGQDRYSSGSASYPHTAPSMCLNSDLEGPPQEATRQPLHGNELGPIPAWAAVLPAYTIQGQYAIPQPDLTKLHQLAMQQSHFPMSHGNTGFSGLDASAQTTSHELTIPNDLIGCIIGRQGAKINEIRQMSGAQIKIANPVEGSTDRQVTITGSAASISLAQYLINVSLESAKPSSQAASVTIPDHLSINLSQPSTPSSSSSSTTTPSLATAGASDAPSSLPNPLPTAPCVSSLLGMKPVPLLALNVVSAAKGAAAPAVPCVTNKLKAEKQRFSPY, encoded by the exons ATGGACACCGGAGTCATCGAAGGGGGTCTCAATGTCACGCTCACCATCCGGCTACTCATGCACGGCAAG GAGGTGGGAAGCATCATTGGGAAG AAAGGGGAGTCGGTGAAGAAGATGCGTGAGGag AGCGGAGCTCGCATCAACATCTCGGAAGGGAACTGCCCCGAGCGGATCATCACCCTGGCGGGACCCACCAACGCCATCTTCAAAGCTTTTGCGATGATCATTGACAAACTGGAAGAG gacatcagcagctccatgaccaacagcacagctgccagccgGCCCCCGGTCACCCTCCGGCTCGTGGTGCCCGCCAGCCAGTGCGGGTCCCTCATTGGCAAAGGAGGCTGCAAGATCAAGGAGATCCGAGAG AGCACGGGGGCACAGGTCCAGGTGGCAGGGGACATGCTGCCCAACTCGACTGAGCGAGCCATCACCATCGCTGGGATCCCACAGTCCATCATCGAGTGCGTCAAACAGATCTGCGTCGTCATGCTTGAG TCTCCCCCGAAGGGTGTCACCATCCCGTACCGACCCAAGCCATCCAGCTCTCCTGTCATCTTTGCAGGCGGCCAG GACAGGTACAGCAGCGGCAGTGCGAGCTACCCCCACACCGCCCCATCCATGTGCCTCAACTCTGACTTGGAGGGACCACCTCAGGAG GCCACCCGGCAGCCACTGCATGGCAACGAACTTGGGCCAattccagcctgggctgcagttCTTCCG GCCTATACCATTCAAGGACAGTATGCCATTCCACAGCCAGAT CTGACCAAGCTGCACCAGTTGGCAATGCAACAGTCACACTTTCCAATGTCTCATGGCAACACTGGATTCAGTG GTTTGGATGCCTCTGCCCAAACCACCTCCCATGAACTCACCATTCCAAACGAT ctgaTTGGCTGCATCATCGGGCGTCAGGGCGCCAAGATCAACGAGATCCGCCAGATGTCCGGGGCTCAGATCAAGATTGCCAACCCCGTGGAAGGCTCTACTGACCGGCAGGTGACCATAACTGGATCTGCAGCGAGCATCAGCCTGGCCCAGTATCTAATTAATGTCAG TTTAGAAAGCGCTAAACCCTCCTCCCAGGCAGCCTCCGTCACGATCCCTGACCACCTCAGCATCAACCTCTCTCAACCCTCCaccccttcttcttcttcctcctccaccaccACCCCCTCGCTCGCCACCGCGGGGGCCTCCGACGCGCCCTCCAGCCTCCCCAACCCTCTTCCGACTGCCCCTTGTGTCTCCAGTCTGCTTGGCATGAAACCTGTCCCTCTCCTGGCGCTAAATGTCGTGTCTGCGGCCAAAGGCGCCGCGGCGCCCGCCGTGCCCTGTGTCACTAACAAACTCAAAGCCGAGAAGCAAAGGTTTTCCCCGTACTGA
- the PCBP2 gene encoding poly(rC)-binding protein 2 isoform X12 translates to MDTGVIEGGLNVTLTIRLLMHGKEVGSIIGKKGESVKKMREESGARINISEGNCPERIITLAGPTNAIFKAFAMIIDKLEEDISSSMTNSTAASRPPVTLRLVVPASQCGSLIGKGGCKIKEIRESTGAQVQVAGDMLPNSTERAITIAGIPQSIIECVKQICVVMLESPPKGVTIPYRPKPSSSPVIFAGGQDRYSSGSASYPHTAPSMCLNSDLEGPPQEAYTIQGQYAIPQPDLTKLHQLAMQQSHFPMSHGNTGFSGVDSSSAEVKGYWGLDASAQTTSHELTIPNDLIGCIIGRQGAKINEIRQMSGAQIKIANPVEGSTDRQVTITGSAASISLAQYLINVRLSSETGGMGSS, encoded by the exons ATGGACACCGGAGTCATCGAAGGGGGTCTCAATGTCACGCTCACCATCCGGCTACTCATGCACGGCAAG GAGGTGGGAAGCATCATTGGGAAG AAAGGGGAGTCGGTGAAGAAGATGCGTGAGGag AGCGGAGCTCGCATCAACATCTCGGAAGGGAACTGCCCCGAGCGGATCATCACCCTGGCGGGACCCACCAACGCCATCTTCAAAGCTTTTGCGATGATCATTGACAAACTGGAAGAG gacatcagcagctccatgaccaacagcacagctgccagccgGCCCCCGGTCACCCTCCGGCTCGTGGTGCCCGCCAGCCAGTGCGGGTCCCTCATTGGCAAAGGAGGCTGCAAGATCAAGGAGATCCGAGAG AGCACGGGGGCACAGGTCCAGGTGGCAGGGGACATGCTGCCCAACTCGACTGAGCGAGCCATCACCATCGCTGGGATCCCACAGTCCATCATCGAGTGCGTCAAACAGATCTGCGTCGTCATGCTTGAG TCTCCCCCGAAGGGTGTCACCATCCCGTACCGACCCAAGCCATCCAGCTCTCCTGTCATCTTTGCAGGCGGCCAG GACAGGTACAGCAGCGGCAGTGCGAGCTACCCCCACACCGCCCCATCCATGTGCCTCAACTCTGACTTGGAGGGACCACCTCAGGAG GCCTATACCATTCAAGGACAGTATGCCATTCCACAGCCAGAT CTGACCAAGCTGCACCAGTTGGCAATGCAACAGTCACACTTTCCAATGTCTCATGGCAACACTGGATTCAGTG GCGTTgactccagctctgcagaggtgaAAGGCTATTGGG GTTTGGATGCCTCTGCCCAAACCACCTCCCATGAACTCACCATTCCAAACGAT ctgaTTGGCTGCATCATCGGGCGTCAGGGCGCCAAGATCAACGAGATCCGCCAGATGTCCGGGGCTCAGATCAAGATTGCCAACCCCGTGGAAGGCTCTACTGACCGGCAGGTGACCATAACTGGATCTGCAGCGAGCATCAGCCTGGCCCAGTATCTAATTAATGTCAG GCTCTCCTCGGAGACCGGGGGCATGGGCAGCAGTTAG
- the PCBP2 gene encoding poly(rC)-binding protein 2 isoform X4 codes for MDTGVIEGGLNVTLTIRLLMHGKEVGSIIGKKGESVKKMREESGARINISEGNCPERIITLAGPTNAIFKAFAMIIDKLEEDISSSMTNSTAASRPPVTLRLVVPASQCGSLIGKGGCKIKEIRESTGAQVQVAGDMLPNSTERAITIAGIPQSIIECVKQICVVMLESPPKGVTIPYRPKPSSSPVIFAGGQDRYSSGSASYPHTAPSMCLNSDLEGPPQEAYTIQGQYAIPQPDLTKLHQLAMQQSHFPMSHGNTGFSGLDASAQTTSHELTIPNDLIGCIIGRQGAKINEIRQMSGAQIKIANPVEGSTDRQVTITGSAASISLAQYLINVSLESAKPSSQAASVTIPDHLSINLSQPSTPSSSSSSTTTPSLATAGASDAPSSLPNPLPTAPCVSSLLGMKPVPLLALNVVSAAKGAAAPAVPCVTNKLKAEKQRFSPY; via the exons ATGGACACCGGAGTCATCGAAGGGGGTCTCAATGTCACGCTCACCATCCGGCTACTCATGCACGGCAAG GAGGTGGGAAGCATCATTGGGAAG AAAGGGGAGTCGGTGAAGAAGATGCGTGAGGag AGCGGAGCTCGCATCAACATCTCGGAAGGGAACTGCCCCGAGCGGATCATCACCCTGGCGGGACCCACCAACGCCATCTTCAAAGCTTTTGCGATGATCATTGACAAACTGGAAGAG gacatcagcagctccatgaccaacagcacagctgccagccgGCCCCCGGTCACCCTCCGGCTCGTGGTGCCCGCCAGCCAGTGCGGGTCCCTCATTGGCAAAGGAGGCTGCAAGATCAAGGAGATCCGAGAG AGCACGGGGGCACAGGTCCAGGTGGCAGGGGACATGCTGCCCAACTCGACTGAGCGAGCCATCACCATCGCTGGGATCCCACAGTCCATCATCGAGTGCGTCAAACAGATCTGCGTCGTCATGCTTGAG TCTCCCCCGAAGGGTGTCACCATCCCGTACCGACCCAAGCCATCCAGCTCTCCTGTCATCTTTGCAGGCGGCCAG GACAGGTACAGCAGCGGCAGTGCGAGCTACCCCCACACCGCCCCATCCATGTGCCTCAACTCTGACTTGGAGGGACCACCTCAGGAG GCCTATACCATTCAAGGACAGTATGCCATTCCACAGCCAGAT CTGACCAAGCTGCACCAGTTGGCAATGCAACAGTCACACTTTCCAATGTCTCATGGCAACACTGGATTCAGTG GTTTGGATGCCTCTGCCCAAACCACCTCCCATGAACTCACCATTCCAAACGAT ctgaTTGGCTGCATCATCGGGCGTCAGGGCGCCAAGATCAACGAGATCCGCCAGATGTCCGGGGCTCAGATCAAGATTGCCAACCCCGTGGAAGGCTCTACTGACCGGCAGGTGACCATAACTGGATCTGCAGCGAGCATCAGCCTGGCCCAGTATCTAATTAATGTCAG TTTAGAAAGCGCTAAACCCTCCTCCCAGGCAGCCTCCGTCACGATCCCTGACCACCTCAGCATCAACCTCTCTCAACCCTCCaccccttcttcttcttcctcctccaccaccACCCCCTCGCTCGCCACCGCGGGGGCCTCCGACGCGCCCTCCAGCCTCCCCAACCCTCTTCCGACTGCCCCTTGTGTCTCCAGTCTGCTTGGCATGAAACCTGTCCCTCTCCTGGCGCTAAATGTCGTGTCTGCGGCCAAAGGCGCCGCGGCGCCCGCCGTGCCCTGTGTCACTAACAAACTCAAAGCCGAGAAGCAAAGGTTTTCCCCGTACTGA
- the PCBP2 gene encoding poly(rC)-binding protein 2 isoform X3, translating into MDTGVIEGGLNVTLTIRLLMHGKEVGSIIGKKGESVKKMREESGARINISEGNCPERIITLAGPTNAIFKAFAMIIDKLEEDISSSMTNSTAASRPPVTLRLVVPASQCGSLIGKGGCKIKEIRESTGAQVQVAGDMLPNSTERAITIAGIPQSIIECVKQICVVMLESPPKGVTIPYRPKPSSSPVIFAGGQDRYSSGSASYPHTAPSMCLNSDLEGPPQEAYTIQGQYAIPQPDLTKLHQLAMQQSHFPMSHGNTGFSGVDSSSAEVKGYWGLDASAQTTSHELTIPNDLIGCIIGRQGAKINEIRQMSGAQIKIANPVEGSTDRQVTITGSAASISLAQYLINVSLESAKPSSQAASVTIPDHLSINLSQPSTPSSSSSSTTTPSLATAGASDAPSSLPNPLPTAPCVSSLLGMKPVPLLALNVVSAAKGAAAPAVPCVTNKLKAEKQRFSPY; encoded by the exons ATGGACACCGGAGTCATCGAAGGGGGTCTCAATGTCACGCTCACCATCCGGCTACTCATGCACGGCAAG GAGGTGGGAAGCATCATTGGGAAG AAAGGGGAGTCGGTGAAGAAGATGCGTGAGGag AGCGGAGCTCGCATCAACATCTCGGAAGGGAACTGCCCCGAGCGGATCATCACCCTGGCGGGACCCACCAACGCCATCTTCAAAGCTTTTGCGATGATCATTGACAAACTGGAAGAG gacatcagcagctccatgaccaacagcacagctgccagccgGCCCCCGGTCACCCTCCGGCTCGTGGTGCCCGCCAGCCAGTGCGGGTCCCTCATTGGCAAAGGAGGCTGCAAGATCAAGGAGATCCGAGAG AGCACGGGGGCACAGGTCCAGGTGGCAGGGGACATGCTGCCCAACTCGACTGAGCGAGCCATCACCATCGCTGGGATCCCACAGTCCATCATCGAGTGCGTCAAACAGATCTGCGTCGTCATGCTTGAG TCTCCCCCGAAGGGTGTCACCATCCCGTACCGACCCAAGCCATCCAGCTCTCCTGTCATCTTTGCAGGCGGCCAG GACAGGTACAGCAGCGGCAGTGCGAGCTACCCCCACACCGCCCCATCCATGTGCCTCAACTCTGACTTGGAGGGACCACCTCAGGAG GCCTATACCATTCAAGGACAGTATGCCATTCCACAGCCAGAT CTGACCAAGCTGCACCAGTTGGCAATGCAACAGTCACACTTTCCAATGTCTCATGGCAACACTGGATTCAGTG GCGTTgactccagctctgcagaggtgaAAGGCTATTGGG GTTTGGATGCCTCTGCCCAAACCACCTCCCATGAACTCACCATTCCAAACGAT ctgaTTGGCTGCATCATCGGGCGTCAGGGCGCCAAGATCAACGAGATCCGCCAGATGTCCGGGGCTCAGATCAAGATTGCCAACCCCGTGGAAGGCTCTACTGACCGGCAGGTGACCATAACTGGATCTGCAGCGAGCATCAGCCTGGCCCAGTATCTAATTAATGTCAG TTTAGAAAGCGCTAAACCCTCCTCCCAGGCAGCCTCCGTCACGATCCCTGACCACCTCAGCATCAACCTCTCTCAACCCTCCaccccttcttcttcttcctcctccaccaccACCCCCTCGCTCGCCACCGCGGGGGCCTCCGACGCGCCCTCCAGCCTCCCCAACCCTCTTCCGACTGCCCCTTGTGTCTCCAGTCTGCTTGGCATGAAACCTGTCCCTCTCCTGGCGCTAAATGTCGTGTCTGCGGCCAAAGGCGCCGCGGCGCCCGCCGTGCCCTGTGTCACTAACAAACTCAAAGCCGAGAAGCAAAGGTTTTCCCCGTACTGA
- the PCBP2 gene encoding poly(rC)-binding protein 2 isoform X13 — MDTGVIEGGLNVTLTIRLLMHGKEVGSIIGKKGESVKKMREESGARINISEGNCPERIITLAGPTNAIFKAFAMIIDKLEEDISSSMTNSTAASRPPVTLRLVVPASQCGSLIGKGGCKIKEIRESTGAQVQVAGDMLPNSTERAITIAGIPQSIIECVKQICVVMLESPPKGVTIPYRPKPSSSPVIFAGGQAYTIQGQYAIPQPDLTKLHQLAMQQSHFPMSHGNTGFSGVDSSSAEVKGYWGLDASAQTTSHELTIPNDLIGCIIGRQGAKINEIRQMSGAQIKIANPVEGSTDRQVTITGSAASISLAQYLINVRLSSETGGMGSS, encoded by the exons ATGGACACCGGAGTCATCGAAGGGGGTCTCAATGTCACGCTCACCATCCGGCTACTCATGCACGGCAAG GAGGTGGGAAGCATCATTGGGAAG AAAGGGGAGTCGGTGAAGAAGATGCGTGAGGag AGCGGAGCTCGCATCAACATCTCGGAAGGGAACTGCCCCGAGCGGATCATCACCCTGGCGGGACCCACCAACGCCATCTTCAAAGCTTTTGCGATGATCATTGACAAACTGGAAGAG gacatcagcagctccatgaccaacagcacagctgccagccgGCCCCCGGTCACCCTCCGGCTCGTGGTGCCCGCCAGCCAGTGCGGGTCCCTCATTGGCAAAGGAGGCTGCAAGATCAAGGAGATCCGAGAG AGCACGGGGGCACAGGTCCAGGTGGCAGGGGACATGCTGCCCAACTCGACTGAGCGAGCCATCACCATCGCTGGGATCCCACAGTCCATCATCGAGTGCGTCAAACAGATCTGCGTCGTCATGCTTGAG TCTCCCCCGAAGGGTGTCACCATCCCGTACCGACCCAAGCCATCCAGCTCTCCTGTCATCTTTGCAGGCGGCCAG GCCTATACCATTCAAGGACAGTATGCCATTCCACAGCCAGAT CTGACCAAGCTGCACCAGTTGGCAATGCAACAGTCACACTTTCCAATGTCTCATGGCAACACTGGATTCAGTG GCGTTgactccagctctgcagaggtgaAAGGCTATTGGG GTTTGGATGCCTCTGCCCAAACCACCTCCCATGAACTCACCATTCCAAACGAT ctgaTTGGCTGCATCATCGGGCGTCAGGGCGCCAAGATCAACGAGATCCGCCAGATGTCCGGGGCTCAGATCAAGATTGCCAACCCCGTGGAAGGCTCTACTGACCGGCAGGTGACCATAACTGGATCTGCAGCGAGCATCAGCCTGGCCCAGTATCTAATTAATGTCAG GCTCTCCTCGGAGACCGGGGGCATGGGCAGCAGTTAG
- the PCBP2 gene encoding poly(rC)-binding protein 2 isoform X6 — MDTGVIEGGLNVTLTIRLLMHGKEVGSIIGKKGESVKKMREESGARINISEGNCPERIITLAGPTNAIFKAFAMIIDKLEEDISSSMTNSTAASRPPVTLRLVVPASQCGSLIGKGGCKIKEIRESTGAQVQVAGDMLPNSTERAITIAGIPQSIIECVKQICVVMLESPPKGVTIPYRPKPSSSPVIFAGGQDRYSSGSASYPHTAPSMCLNSDLEGPPQELTKLHQLAMQQSHFPMSHGNTGFSGLDASAQTTSHELTIPNDLIGCIIGRQGAKINEIRQMSGAQIKIANPVEGSTDRQVTITGSAASISLAQYLINVSLESAKPSSQAASVTIPDHLSINLSQPSTPSSSSSSTTTPSLATAGASDAPSSLPNPLPTAPCVSSLLGMKPVPLLALNVVSAAKGAAAPAVPCVTNKLKAEKQRFSPY; from the exons ATGGACACCGGAGTCATCGAAGGGGGTCTCAATGTCACGCTCACCATCCGGCTACTCATGCACGGCAAG GAGGTGGGAAGCATCATTGGGAAG AAAGGGGAGTCGGTGAAGAAGATGCGTGAGGag AGCGGAGCTCGCATCAACATCTCGGAAGGGAACTGCCCCGAGCGGATCATCACCCTGGCGGGACCCACCAACGCCATCTTCAAAGCTTTTGCGATGATCATTGACAAACTGGAAGAG gacatcagcagctccatgaccaacagcacagctgccagccgGCCCCCGGTCACCCTCCGGCTCGTGGTGCCCGCCAGCCAGTGCGGGTCCCTCATTGGCAAAGGAGGCTGCAAGATCAAGGAGATCCGAGAG AGCACGGGGGCACAGGTCCAGGTGGCAGGGGACATGCTGCCCAACTCGACTGAGCGAGCCATCACCATCGCTGGGATCCCACAGTCCATCATCGAGTGCGTCAAACAGATCTGCGTCGTCATGCTTGAG TCTCCCCCGAAGGGTGTCACCATCCCGTACCGACCCAAGCCATCCAGCTCTCCTGTCATCTTTGCAGGCGGCCAG GACAGGTACAGCAGCGGCAGTGCGAGCTACCCCCACACCGCCCCATCCATGTGCCTCAACTCTGACTTGGAGGGACCACCTCAGGAG CTGACCAAGCTGCACCAGTTGGCAATGCAACAGTCACACTTTCCAATGTCTCATGGCAACACTGGATTCAGTG GTTTGGATGCCTCTGCCCAAACCACCTCCCATGAACTCACCATTCCAAACGAT ctgaTTGGCTGCATCATCGGGCGTCAGGGCGCCAAGATCAACGAGATCCGCCAGATGTCCGGGGCTCAGATCAAGATTGCCAACCCCGTGGAAGGCTCTACTGACCGGCAGGTGACCATAACTGGATCTGCAGCGAGCATCAGCCTGGCCCAGTATCTAATTAATGTCAG TTTAGAAAGCGCTAAACCCTCCTCCCAGGCAGCCTCCGTCACGATCCCTGACCACCTCAGCATCAACCTCTCTCAACCCTCCaccccttcttcttcttcctcctccaccaccACCCCCTCGCTCGCCACCGCGGGGGCCTCCGACGCGCCCTCCAGCCTCCCCAACCCTCTTCCGACTGCCCCTTGTGTCTCCAGTCTGCTTGGCATGAAACCTGTCCCTCTCCTGGCGCTAAATGTCGTGTCTGCGGCCAAAGGCGCCGCGGCGCCCGCCGTGCCCTGTGTCACTAACAAACTCAAAGCCGAGAAGCAAAGGTTTTCCCCGTACTGA
- the PCBP2 gene encoding poly(rC)-binding protein 2 isoform X7 produces MDTGVIEGGLNVTLTIRLLMHGKEVGSIIGKKGESVKKMREESGARINISEGNCPERIITLAGPTNAIFKAFAMIIDKLEEDISSSMTNSTAASRPPVTLRLVVPASQCGSLIGKGGCKIKEIRESTGAQVQVAGDMLPNSTERAITIAGIPQSIIECVKQICVVMLESPPKGVTIPYRPKPSSSPVIFAGGQAYTIQGQYAIPQPDLTKLHQLAMQQSHFPMSHGNTGFSGVDSSSAEVKGYWGLDASAQTTSHELTIPNDLIGCIIGRQGAKINEIRQMSGAQIKIANPVEGSTDRQVTITGSAASISLAQYLINVSLESAKPSSQAASVTIPDHLSINLSQPSTPSSSSSSTTTPSLATAGASDAPSSLPNPLPTAPCVSSLLGMKPVPLLALNVVSAAKGAAAPAVPCVTNKLKAEKQRFSPY; encoded by the exons ATGGACACCGGAGTCATCGAAGGGGGTCTCAATGTCACGCTCACCATCCGGCTACTCATGCACGGCAAG GAGGTGGGAAGCATCATTGGGAAG AAAGGGGAGTCGGTGAAGAAGATGCGTGAGGag AGCGGAGCTCGCATCAACATCTCGGAAGGGAACTGCCCCGAGCGGATCATCACCCTGGCGGGACCCACCAACGCCATCTTCAAAGCTTTTGCGATGATCATTGACAAACTGGAAGAG gacatcagcagctccatgaccaacagcacagctgccagccgGCCCCCGGTCACCCTCCGGCTCGTGGTGCCCGCCAGCCAGTGCGGGTCCCTCATTGGCAAAGGAGGCTGCAAGATCAAGGAGATCCGAGAG AGCACGGGGGCACAGGTCCAGGTGGCAGGGGACATGCTGCCCAACTCGACTGAGCGAGCCATCACCATCGCTGGGATCCCACAGTCCATCATCGAGTGCGTCAAACAGATCTGCGTCGTCATGCTTGAG TCTCCCCCGAAGGGTGTCACCATCCCGTACCGACCCAAGCCATCCAGCTCTCCTGTCATCTTTGCAGGCGGCCAG GCCTATACCATTCAAGGACAGTATGCCATTCCACAGCCAGAT CTGACCAAGCTGCACCAGTTGGCAATGCAACAGTCACACTTTCCAATGTCTCATGGCAACACTGGATTCAGTG GCGTTgactccagctctgcagaggtgaAAGGCTATTGGG GTTTGGATGCCTCTGCCCAAACCACCTCCCATGAACTCACCATTCCAAACGAT ctgaTTGGCTGCATCATCGGGCGTCAGGGCGCCAAGATCAACGAGATCCGCCAGATGTCCGGGGCTCAGATCAAGATTGCCAACCCCGTGGAAGGCTCTACTGACCGGCAGGTGACCATAACTGGATCTGCAGCGAGCATCAGCCTGGCCCAGTATCTAATTAATGTCAG TTTAGAAAGCGCTAAACCCTCCTCCCAGGCAGCCTCCGTCACGATCCCTGACCACCTCAGCATCAACCTCTCTCAACCCTCCaccccttcttcttcttcctcctccaccaccACCCCCTCGCTCGCCACCGCGGGGGCCTCCGACGCGCCCTCCAGCCTCCCCAACCCTCTTCCGACTGCCCCTTGTGTCTCCAGTCTGCTTGGCATGAAACCTGTCCCTCTCCTGGCGCTAAATGTCGTGTCTGCGGCCAAAGGCGCCGCGGCGCCCGCCGTGCCCTGTGTCACTAACAAACTCAAAGCCGAGAAGCAAAGGTTTTCCCCGTACTGA
- the PCBP2 gene encoding poly(rC)-binding protein 2 isoform X11: MDTGVIEGGLNVTLTIRLLMHGKEVGSIIGKKGESVKKMREESGARINISEGNCPERIITLAGPTNAIFKAFAMIIDKLEEDISSSMTNSTAASRPPVTLRLVVPASQCGSLIGKGGCKIKEIRESTGAQVQVAGDMLPNSTERAITIAGIPQSIIECVKQICVVMLESPPKGVTIPYRPKPSSSPVIFAGGQDRYSSGSASYPHTAPSMCLNSDLEGPPQEATRQPLHGNELGPIPAWAAVLPAYTIQGQYAIPQPDLTKLHQLAMQQSHFPMSHGNTGFSGVDSSSAEVKGYWGLDASAQTTSHELTIPNDLIGCIIGRQGAKINEIRQMSGAQIKIANPVEGSTDRQVTITGSAASISLAQYLINVRLSSETGGMGSS, encoded by the exons ATGGACACCGGAGTCATCGAAGGGGGTCTCAATGTCACGCTCACCATCCGGCTACTCATGCACGGCAAG GAGGTGGGAAGCATCATTGGGAAG AAAGGGGAGTCGGTGAAGAAGATGCGTGAGGag AGCGGAGCTCGCATCAACATCTCGGAAGGGAACTGCCCCGAGCGGATCATCACCCTGGCGGGACCCACCAACGCCATCTTCAAAGCTTTTGCGATGATCATTGACAAACTGGAAGAG gacatcagcagctccatgaccaacagcacagctgccagccgGCCCCCGGTCACCCTCCGGCTCGTGGTGCCCGCCAGCCAGTGCGGGTCCCTCATTGGCAAAGGAGGCTGCAAGATCAAGGAGATCCGAGAG AGCACGGGGGCACAGGTCCAGGTGGCAGGGGACATGCTGCCCAACTCGACTGAGCGAGCCATCACCATCGCTGGGATCCCACAGTCCATCATCGAGTGCGTCAAACAGATCTGCGTCGTCATGCTTGAG TCTCCCCCGAAGGGTGTCACCATCCCGTACCGACCCAAGCCATCCAGCTCTCCTGTCATCTTTGCAGGCGGCCAG GACAGGTACAGCAGCGGCAGTGCGAGCTACCCCCACACCGCCCCATCCATGTGCCTCAACTCTGACTTGGAGGGACCACCTCAGGAG GCCACCCGGCAGCCACTGCATGGCAACGAACTTGGGCCAattccagcctgggctgcagttCTTCCG GCCTATACCATTCAAGGACAGTATGCCATTCCACAGCCAGAT CTGACCAAGCTGCACCAGTTGGCAATGCAACAGTCACACTTTCCAATGTCTCATGGCAACACTGGATTCAGTG GCGTTgactccagctctgcagaggtgaAAGGCTATTGGG GTTTGGATGCCTCTGCCCAAACCACCTCCCATGAACTCACCATTCCAAACGAT ctgaTTGGCTGCATCATCGGGCGTCAGGGCGCCAAGATCAACGAGATCCGCCAGATGTCCGGGGCTCAGATCAAGATTGCCAACCCCGTGGAAGGCTCTACTGACCGGCAGGTGACCATAACTGGATCTGCAGCGAGCATCAGCCTGGCCCAGTATCTAATTAATGTCAG GCTCTCCTCGGAGACCGGGGGCATGGGCAGCAGTTAG